The following coding sequences are from one Candidatus Nitrohelix vancouverensis window:
- a CDS encoding SHOCT domain-containing protein: MTSLRSSRYFLGLTALCLILPLLTSCAFKKEKKLEKGGLTLMYPTQASAGSEVNSMQLNHPLNISEDQVRAQLAFLFFEELSLMGKKRPVFAPESINTIAPLIAKGIRHLKPGRLLFFEWESPKGTTSGHVFIVGSMIHWRFDSIQGMDYASSTLSSWGGNTWRLTPIPGQAYHVSKKILGERTNENWIFSKQDLSVPKRIQKRARKLSKDPSKQSEPPEQRTIPGKKELEQKLKFLKDLRDKDLIGEEEYQQKREELLNKLL, from the coding sequence ATGACGTCACTTCGTTCTTCCAGATATTTTCTTGGCCTGACGGCCTTGTGCCTGATCCTTCCCTTACTGACTTCCTGCGCCTTCAAAAAGGAAAAAAAACTGGAAAAAGGCGGACTCACCCTGATGTACCCCACCCAGGCTTCGGCGGGATCGGAAGTCAATTCGATGCAACTCAACCACCCGCTGAATATTTCCGAAGATCAGGTCCGCGCCCAACTGGCATTTCTGTTTTTTGAAGAACTGTCCCTCATGGGGAAAAAGAGACCGGTATTTGCTCCCGAATCGATCAACACAATCGCTCCGCTCATCGCCAAAGGCATTCGGCACCTGAAACCGGGACGTCTGTTGTTTTTTGAATGGGAAAGCCCCAAGGGAACCACCTCCGGTCATGTCTTCATCGTCGGCTCCATGATCCACTGGCGTTTCGATTCCATTCAGGGCATGGACTACGCCTCCAGCACGCTCTCATCCTGGGGCGGAAACACCTGGCGACTGACCCCCATTCCGGGGCAGGCTTATCATGTATCAAAAAAAATTCTGGGCGAGAGGACGAACGAGAACTGGATCTTTTCCAAACAGGATCTATCCGTCCCAAAACGCATTCAAAAACGCGCCCGGAAGTTGAGCAAGGACCCCTCGAAACAATCAGAGCCGCCAGAGCAACGAACCATACCCGGCAAGAAAGAACTTGAGCAAAAATTAAAATTTCTCAAGGACCTACGCGATAAAGATTTGATTGGCGAGGAAGAATACCAGCAAAAGCGTGAAGAACTGCTCAACAAACTTCTGTAA
- a CDS encoding DUF4254 domain-containing protein: protein MAETLGSLVDKVSIKNLRLWHLDEAIEALESADPQKAELQAKRDLAARQNQDLIDEANAFFVLALEGKVKIRDEKLKLYQNRNVKKSDAIKEMGEAISELSVRNIRLWHLEDEARRTDLPAEDIVQVKRKIDATNQERNDLMDKVDEIMEQYAAKFSASAK from the coding sequence ATGGCGGAAACACTGGGCAGTTTGGTTGATAAAGTATCTATCAAAAACCTTCGCTTGTGGCATCTCGATGAAGCGATTGAAGCGTTGGAGTCGGCCGACCCTCAGAAGGCGGAATTGCAGGCGAAGCGCGATCTGGCGGCGCGACAAAATCAGGATCTGATTGACGAAGCGAACGCTTTTTTCGTTTTGGCGCTGGAAGGCAAAGTTAAAATCCGCGACGAAAAATTAAAACTGTATCAAAACAGAAACGTTAAGAAGTCGGATGCGATCAAGGAAATGGGCGAGGCGATCAGCGAACTCTCGGTGCGCAATATCCGCCTGTGGCATTTGGAAGACGAAGCGCGTCGGACCGACCTGCCTGCGGAGGATATTGTTCAGGTCAAACGCAAGATTGACGCGACCAATCAGGAGCGGAATGATTTGATGGACAAGGTCGACGAAATCATGGAACAGTACGCCGCAAAATTTTCCGCTTCCGCGAAATAA
- a CDS encoding DNA-3-methyladenine glycosylase 2 family protein: MKDVNGGQISSRQMLRHFDQCDPVISAAMRRIGPFALKRNRNYFQTLCRSIISQQISTLAAETIHGRFRRLFPSLRPNPARVLALAEESLRDAGLSRQKISYLKDLSEHFHSGAIRPRRLICESDEAIIEQLTAVKGIGRWTAEMFLIFSLNRYDVLPVDDLGVQKGVQRLYALPQMPSRAELRSLGERWRPLRTVAAWYAWRSLDSENITY; encoded by the coding sequence ATGAAGGATGTGAACGGAGGGCAGATCAGTTCGCGTCAAATGCTCCGTCATTTTGATCAATGCGATCCTGTCATTTCAGCGGCGATGCGTCGCATTGGACCCTTCGCTTTGAAGCGCAACCGGAATTATTTTCAGACCCTGTGCCGGTCGATCATCTCTCAGCAAATATCCACGCTCGCGGCGGAGACGATTCACGGCCGGTTTCGTCGCCTGTTTCCTTCGCTCCGACCCAACCCGGCGCGCGTTCTGGCGCTTGCCGAGGAGAGCTTGCGTGATGCCGGCCTGTCGCGACAAAAAATTTCTTACCTGAAAGACCTGAGCGAACATTTTCATAGCGGCGCGATTCGTCCGCGTCGATTGATCTGCGAAAGCGATGAGGCGATCATTGAACAATTGACGGCTGTGAAAGGGATCGGTCGATGGACGGCGGAAATGTTTCTTATTTTTTCGCTGAATCGTTATGATGTGTTGCCGGTGGATGATCTGGGCGTCCAGAAGGGCGTTCAGCGTTTGTACGCATTGCCGCAGATGCCGAGCCGGGCCGAGCTTCGCAGTTTGGGGGAGCGGTGGCGACCTTTGAGGACGGTGGCAGCATGGTATGCATGGCGGTCGCTGGATAGCGAGAACATTACTTATTGA
- a CDS encoding methyltransferase, translating to MDFIDGDVEYYAFDHTQSEGEFLRQLEGEIYERLEIPHMCTGRIEGQFLNMMAHLIGARRIIEVGTFGGYASLSMAAALPDDGELFTCDIDPVAIKFAKSFFAQSPHGKKITLLEGAATETLKTLSGSFDMAFIDADKQNYKNYYELILPMIRTGGLIAVDNVLWSGRVLKPSDESDHAINDFNKAIVKDKRVDKVMLTLRDGVYLLRKK from the coding sequence ATGGATTTTATAGACGGAGACGTTGAGTACTATGCCTTCGATCACACCCAGTCTGAGGGCGAATTTTTACGTCAACTGGAGGGGGAGATTTACGAGAGGCTGGAAATTCCTCATATGTGTACGGGACGCATTGAGGGACAGTTTTTAAATATGATGGCGCATTTGATCGGCGCCCGACGCATTATCGAAGTGGGAACCTTTGGCGGCTATGCATCGTTATCGATGGCGGCGGCCTTGCCCGACGACGGAGAATTGTTCACCTGCGATATCGATCCGGTCGCGATCAAGTTTGCAAAATCCTTTTTTGCGCAAAGCCCGCACGGCAAGAAAATCACCCTGCTGGAAGGGGCGGCGACGGAAACGCTGAAAACGCTCAGCGGTTCGTTCGATATGGCTTTCATCGACGCGGACAAACAGAACTACAAAAATTATTACGAATTGATCCTGCCGATGATTCGAACCGGCGGTTTGATCGCGGTGGACAACGTGTTGTGGAGCGGTCGCGTTTTGAAACCCAGCGATGAATCGGACCACGCGATCAATGATTTCAATAAAGCGATCGTCAAGGACAAACGCGTGGACAAAGTCATGCTGACCCTGCGCGACGGCGTATATTTGCTCAGAAAGAAATGA